TTAGCCCGTTATCCGCCGAAGCAAGGGGCGATTGGCCGCCAGACGCCGGGTGCATGGCATAAGCCAAATTGCACTTTCCACTGGCATGTTAGATGCTTTTTCTTCGGCGTATCGCGTGACTCCCCCCGGCGCCCGCTGGGTCTTTGCGCCTTACGTCCAAAACCTCACAAACAAACTCATCCGATCCATGGCCAAATACAAACTGGAATACATCTGGCTCGACGGCTACACGCCCCTGGCAAGCCTGCGCAGCAAGACCCAAATCAAGGAATACGCCAGCTTCCCGACGCTCGCCGAACTGCCCAACTGGGGCTTTGACGGCAGCTCCACGCAGCAGGCCGAGGGCAAGAGCTCGGACATCGTGCTCAAGCCGGTCGCCGTTTTCCCGGACAGCACCCGCAAGAACGGCGTGCTCGTGATGTGCGAATGCTACCAGCACACCGGCGTGGCCAGCCCGTCCAATTCCCGCGCCACCATCCCGGATGATCCGGACACCTGGTTCGGCTTCGAGCAGGAATATTTCATGTACAAGGACGGCCGTCCGCTCGGCTTCCCGGAGGGTGGCTATCCCGCCCCGCAGGGTCCCTATTACACCGGCGTCGGTTACAAGAACGTCGGCTGCGTCGCCCGCGAGATCGTCGAGAAGCACATCGACATCTGCTTGGACGCCGGCATCAACCTCGAGGGCATCAACGCCGAGGTCGCCAAGGGCCAGTGGGAATTCCAGATCTTCGGCAAGGGCTCCAAGAGCGCCGCCGACCAGATGTGGGTCGCCCGCTACATCCTGACCCGCCTCTGCGAAGGCTACGGCATCGACATCGAGTGGCGCTGCAAGCCCATCCTCGCTCCCTTCAACCAGCCGCTCGACTGGAACGGCTCCGGCATGCACGCCAACTTCTCGACCAAGTATATGCGCGAAGTCGGCGGCAAGGAATACTTCGAGAAGCTCATGGAAGCCTTCAACAAATACCGCGACGAGCACATCGCCGTCTATGGCCCGGAGAACCACCTCCGCCTCACCGGCCTGCACGAGACGCAGTCGATCGACAAGTTCAGCTACGGTGTCGCCGACCGCGGCGCCTCAATCCGCGTTCCGCACAGCTTCGTCAACAACGGCTACAAGGGCTACCTCGAGGATCGTCGTCCGAACTCGGCCGCCGACCCGTATCTCGTGGCCGGTCGTATCCTCAAGACCGTTCAGACGGTCCCGACCAAGTAATCGCCGCGCGATCACCGCATCGCTCGTCTTTGCCGCCCGGCTTCATCGCCGGGCGGCTTTTTTGTGGCCCTGTGCGCGCGGACCGGCTTCATAGCGCGCGATGAGTTCATCCGACCGCAATTCCCGGCATCAGCCACGGTGGCTGGCGGCCGGTGAGTGGCTCCTGGTGATCGGGCTCGCGCTCACCCTGGCTTGGACCACGTTGTGTCTGGGCGGCTACCTGGCCGACACGATGGTGATCACCTCGGGTGCGGTGTTGGCCTTGGGGACATGGGGTGCGGTGCTGTGGGCGGCAGGCCGGCGGGAGCTGCACCTCGCGGTGCTGCTGCCCGTGCCCTTCCTGATCTACGCGCTGGGCAGTGTGCTGTGGCTGGCGCCCGCCAAGTGGCTGGCCTGGCGCGAGTGGCTGCTCTGGTTCCAGATGTGGCTGGTTTTCGCGCTCACGCTGCATTTCGGACGCAGCCGGGCCCAGACCTGGACGCTGGTGGGCACCTTTGGGCTTTTGGGTCTGGCTGGCACGGGGATGGCAGCGTGGCAGCGCTTCGTGGACCCATCGTGGATGATGCTGGGACGCGAGCAGGCGGACCAGTTCGTGGGCCGCTCGGCGGGCATGTTCGGGATTCCCAACAGCCTCGCCGGGCTGCTGGAGCTGATGGTGCCCGTCTGCCTCGTGCTGCTGTTTTCCCGGGCGGTGCGTCCGGCGGGGAAGATCGCGTGCGGCTGGCTCGCGGCGCTGTTCATCTTCGCGGTTGTGTTGACGGGCAGCCGCGGCGGCTGGATCGGGCTGGGCCTGGCGTTGCTCGTGTGGCCGCTGCTGACCGGGCGCGACTGGCGGAAAAAAATCCTCGGGACGGTTGCGGTGCTGGCCTGTGCGGCAGCCGGCCTGTGGGCGCTCTACCAGGGCAGCGATTACGCGCGGGCGCGCATCGATCCGTTCTTGGAGGGCAAGTTTGAGTCCAGCCGCCCGATCATCTGGAAGGCGGGCTGGCAGATGTGGCGCGATGATCCCTGGCTCGGGCGCGGCGCCGCCGCCTACAACGTGCTCTTCGACCAATACCGGCCGCGCGGGTTTCTCAACGAACCTGATTGGACGCACAACGACCACCTCAACACACTCATCGATTATGGCGTCGCCGGGTTTGTCCTGTGGGTTGCTCTCGGGCTGGCCTTGGCCTGGGTGGGGTGGGGAGCGGTGTGCCGGGCCCGGCGGGAGACGGTTACCACCGACAATCTCTTCGCCCTGGCGAAGTGGAAACTCGGTCTGCTGCTCGGTCTGCTGGCCTATGTGATTCACCTTGGGGTGGATTTTCACACGAAGATCCCGGCGCTGGCCTTCGCGGCTGCGATCGTCGCGGCGGTCTTGGTGCGGGATGAGCCGACGTGGTGGCGGCCGGTGCGTCCCTGGGTGGCCCGGTTGTCCGGCAGCGCGCTGGTCCTCGGGGTGGCATGGATCGCCGCAAGTGTGGCGGCTCCCCTTTACCGGGCCGAGGGCATCCGGGAAGCGGCCCGGCGGCAGATTGAGCGTCATGCCCGCACCGGCGAAGGCGACATCGGGGAAATAGCCACCGCGGCCAGGAGTGCACTCCGGCGGGCGGTTCGGGTGGATCCGGAAAACGGGCAAGCTTGGGCGGACCTGAGTTACGCCACCGTGCAGAGCTGGCCGGCCGGCAAAACCGACCTCGTGACCCTGGGCCGCTTCGCCGAGCTGGCGGCTGACGAGGCACTGCGGCGCTGTGCCGTGGATGCCGAGTTTTGGGTGAGGCGGGCCGTGGCGTTGGACATTCAGCGCGGTCGCTCCGAGACCGAGTCGTGTTACCGGCGCGCTCTGGAACTGGCCCCGCACTCCGCCTCCTGGTGGTATCACTATGCCTATCACTTGCAGGCTTTTCCCCAGCGCCGCACCGAGGCGCGGGTGGCCTTGGAAACCTGTTTAGCTCTTGACCCCTCCCACGGCCCGGCGAACATCCTGCGCCAGCAGTTAAACGCCCGCCGCTAACCGCCACCAGCCGAGGTTTATGAAAATTTCCACCCTGCTTCGCTTTCTTTCCTGCGCCTTCGTGGCGACCGCCTTGTCGGTAAACGTCTTCGGC
This DNA window, taken from Oleiharenicola lentus, encodes the following:
- a CDS encoding glutamine synthetase beta-grasp domain-containing protein — translated: MAKYKLEYIWLDGYTPLASLRSKTQIKEYASFPTLAELPNWGFDGSSTQQAEGKSSDIVLKPVAVFPDSTRKNGVLVMCECYQHTGVASPSNSRATIPDDPDTWFGFEQEYFMYKDGRPLGFPEGGYPAPQGPYYTGVGYKNVGCVAREIVEKHIDICLDAGINLEGINAEVAKGQWEFQIFGKGSKSAADQMWVARYILTRLCEGYGIDIEWRCKPILAPFNQPLDWNGSGMHANFSTKYMREVGGKEYFEKLMEAFNKYRDEHIAVYGPENHLRLTGLHETQSIDKFSYGVADRGASIRVPHSFVNNGYKGYLEDRRPNSAADPYLVAGRILKTVQTVPTK
- a CDS encoding O-antigen ligase family protein — translated: MSSSDRNSRHQPRWLAAGEWLLVIGLALTLAWTTLCLGGYLADTMVITSGAVLALGTWGAVLWAAGRRELHLAVLLPVPFLIYALGSVLWLAPAKWLAWREWLLWFQMWLVFALTLHFGRSRAQTWTLVGTFGLLGLAGTGMAAWQRFVDPSWMMLGREQADQFVGRSAGMFGIPNSLAGLLELMVPVCLVLLFSRAVRPAGKIACGWLAALFIFAVVLTGSRGGWIGLGLALLVWPLLTGRDWRKKILGTVAVLACAAAGLWALYQGSDYARARIDPFLEGKFESSRPIIWKAGWQMWRDDPWLGRGAAAYNVLFDQYRPRGFLNEPDWTHNDHLNTLIDYGVAGFVLWVALGLALAWVGWGAVCRARRETVTTDNLFALAKWKLGLLLGLLAYVIHLGVDFHTKIPALAFAAAIVAAVLVRDEPTWWRPVRPWVARLSGSALVLGVAWIAASVAAPLYRAEGIREAARRQIERHARTGEGDIGEIATAARSALRRAVRVDPENGQAWADLSYATVQSWPAGKTDLVTLGRFAELAADEALRRCAVDAEFWVRRAVALDIQRGRSETESCYRRALELAPHSASWWYHYAYHLQAFPQRRTEARVALETCLALDPSHGPANILRQQLNARR